One part of the Aspergillus luchuensis IFO 4308 DNA, chromosome 5, nearly complete sequence genome encodes these proteins:
- a CDS encoding INSIG family protein (COG:S;~EggNog:ENOG410PNA8;~InterPro:IPR025929;~PFAM:PF07281;~TransMembrane:6 (i124-144o164-184i211-231o237-256i263-280o316-336i)): MSDEPTILRPRPRRVFDLTPEEPSTPVEPSNPDLLAPKDTGSTSVSRNASIMNLTSSTLYGIYSPTAFDSSRDDSSPWGTEAHTPQTGSPRIQPEAPAPAPGKLQRTRSRLSHGLFRGVILPQALKSAFLLGFGVVYGVITIHLHENHWITPVKLENTHYYGSWQYLAFWGVAGVVLGNILPWFDQFSDEIIGSPKQAKGSSDPETADRTLSWVSVVRSVGAFVGIAFAMRRLPWESTTQASLTLALVNPVLWYLIDRTRTGFVLSTVVGLAGMGIILGLKPDLIPSAETSAFAASKFDVTGWGYGLAVEMSQESIAVRTWVASVLFCACVCFGNIGRQLAIGAQRESLK, encoded by the exons ATGTCTGACGAGCCTACGATCCTTCGCCCGCGTCCGCGACGTGTGTTCGATCTCACGCCTGAAGAACCCTCTACTCCAGTGGAACCCTCCAACCCAGACCTGCTCGCCCCTAAAGATACCGGCTCTACCAGTGTCAGCCGCAATGCTTCGATCATGAACTTGACCTCCTCGACGCTGTATGGCATTTATTCTCCTACTGCATTTGACAGCTCCCGTGACGATTCGAGTCCCTGGGGAACGGAAGCCCATACGCCTCAAACAGGAAGCCCGAGAATCCAGCCTGAAGctccggctccagctccaggcAAACTTCAGCGGACACGATCACGGCTTAGCCACGGCCTGTTTCGGGGCGTCATCCTTCCGCAGGCGCTGAAGAGCGCCTTCCTCTTGGGCTTTGGCGTTGTCTATGGTGTCATCACAATTCACTTGCATGAGAATCATTGGATCACTCCGGTGAAGTTGGAGAATACACACTACTACGGATCATGGCAGTATCTTGCTTTCTGGGGTGTGGCCGGCGTCGTTTTGGGCAACATTCTTCCTTGGTTCGATCAGTTTTCAGATGAAATTATTGGCAGCCCTAAGCAGGCAAAAGGGTCGAGCGACCCCGAGACTGCAGACCGTACTCTCTCGTGGGTTTCAGTGGTTCGCAGCGTTGGCGCGTTTGTGGGAATTGCATTTGCCATG CGCCGACTACCCTGGGAATCTACAACTCAAGCATCACTGACCCTCGCGCTCGTGAACCCCGTACTATGGTACCTCATCGACCGCACACGGACCGGTTTCGTTTTGTCAACCGTTGTTGGATTGGCCGGTATGGGAATAATACTGGGACTCAAGCCTGACTTGATTCCGTCTGCAGAGACTTCGGCTTTTGCAGCAAGCAAATTCGACGTCACCGGATGGGGATATGGGCTGGCTGTTGAGATGTCACAGGAAAGCATAGCAGTAAGGACCTGGGTTGCCAGCGTCCTTTTCTGCGCATGCGTCTGCTTTGGAAACATTGGCCGGCAGCTTGCCATTGGAGCCCAGCGCGAGTCGCTAAAGTGA